A stretch of DNA from Synechococcales cyanobacterium T60_A2020_003:
CCCTAGTTGCCGTTGGTGAATTTTGGCGAATTACCAGCAGTGGCGAAACCGCTTCACCCGATACAACCCTGACCATCATTCTGGGAGTATTGATCGGCGGCGTCACCTTTACCGGAAGTTTGCTCGCCTTTGTCAAACTGCAAGGACTGATTACAGGATCGCCGATCACCTTCCCGTTTCAGCAGCCGTTTAACATCACCTTACTGGCGGCCTTCCTGATCGGCAGTGGGTATGTGTTGCTGTATCCCGATAGCATTCCGGTTTTTCTAGGACTGATTGGCATCTCACTGTTACTCGGAATTCTGTTCGTGCTACCCATTGGCGGTGCCGATACTCCGGTTGTGATTTCGCTGTTGAACTCCTATTCCGGCTTGGCGGCGAGTGCGGCTGGATTTATTCTCGGCAACAACATGCTGATTATTTCAGGAGCGCTGGTGGGCGCGTCAGGATTGATTTTGACGCAAATCATGTGCAAGGCCATGAATCGCTCCCTGGCCAATGTCTTGTTTAGCGCCTTTGGGTCCGATAGCGGTGCCGTGGCTGGAGGCGAGGCCGTGGGCGATCGCGTCGTCCACTCCATCGATCCAGAGGAAGGCGCGATGATGCTGGGCTATGCGAAGTCCGTGGTGATTGTGCCAGGATACGGGATGGCCGTTGCCCAAGCGCAGCACACGGTTCGAGAACTGGCAGATCAGCTCGATCGCTTGGGCGTTACGGTGAAATATGCCATTCATCCCGTAGCAGGTCGCATGCCGGGACACATGAACGTCTTGTTAGCGGAGGCCAATGTGCCCTACGACCAGCTTTATGACATGGATGACATCAATGCTGAATTTGATCATACGGATGTGGCGCTCGTGATTGGAGCCAACGATGTCGTTAATCCGGCGGCGCGGGACAACGCAGGCAGCCCCATCTACGGTATGCCGATTCTGGATGTCGATCACGCTGCCCACACTATCGTCATCAAGCGGGGCATGAATGCGGGCTTTGCCGGAATTGAAAACGATTTGTTCTACAAAGACAAAACCTTCATGCTGTTTGGCAGTGCCAAGGATGTGGTGAGCAAGCTGGTTTCAGAAGTAAAACAGCTTTAAATCCGGTAATCCTGCAATGACAGCAGTACAGCTATGGTGTAGCAAGGACTACTTCGAACGCATTGACGCACCTAACTCGATCTCGGTGAAGTAGTGTGTAGTCCCTTATGTCTGCCCTTGCTACACTTTCCTCTCATGGCACAATTGCTGACGTAGCCCTCTGATTGACTGACAAAACTCACACAACCCTGATTCTCTCGTAGGTTGGGTGAGCGCTAGCGTAACCCAACAGAATAAAGGCTAGAGTTGGGTTCCACGGTGTTTCACCCAACCTACTAGAAAAGATATGTCAGTCAACCAGCGTAGCCCTATATTTTTAACGCCAAACTCAGAACTCGAAACTCAAAACTCAAAACTCAAAACTGGTGTATCGAGGCAATATCTAACCCAAATCGCTCGATAGTGCCCCAAAATTTGCGCTACGAAACATTAAGTGATTCTGCCGTTTTCCAGCTCTCGAATTACCGTGAAGCGAGGTCAATTAAACTAGAGGGTTGAATCTATGACGGCGGATTCATCAGTATTGGAATCCGAATCGCTGATATTTTCTGATATCGGCGGTTACTGGGCAGGGGATAGTATTGATGCGCTTGCCCAGAGCGGCGTTGCCAAGGGATATCCCGACGGGACGTTTCAACCCGATCGCCCCCTTTCACGAGCCGAACTAGCCGCATTCCTCAACCGAAGTTTTCCTGATCTCGACTTAATTCGAGAGGCGATCGCCTTTCCTGATGTGCCTCCCGATCATTGGGCAGCGGCAGATATTCGGCGAGTTTATCAAGTTGGGCTAATGCCTGCCTACACCGATCGCACGTTTCATCCTGAGGCATCCATTACCCGTGCTGAAGTTTTGGCATTGCTGGTGTCTGGGCTACGGTTATCGATTTCCAACGGCGCAACAGTGATTTTGCCGCTCTACTTTGATGATGCGGCTGATGTGCCATCGTCGTTGGCGGGCGCGATCGCGGCGGCCATTCAAGATAGTTTGATTGTGAATTATCCCGATCGGCGATCGCTGCGTCCCAATCAGGCGATCGCCCGGGGTGAAATGGCGGCGATCCTCAGTCAGGTTTTGCAACTTCCGGACGGGGTGCCCATGGAATACGTGGTTTGGGGAATCGGGCTGGAGGACATTCACGATCCACTGGTTATCCCTTTTAGCGCACTGCCGTACCTGCCAGAGTTGGTGAAGGAAATGCAGATTCGCCTCAATGGGTTGAGCCTCTATCCCGGCGGGCGTTGGATTGACGGCATGTATGGGCCTCGTACCCAGAAGGCGATCGCCGATTTTGCCCAGCTTATGAATTTGCCCAACGCCCAAACCCAGCTCATTGACGAACCCTTTGCCCAGGCACTCCTGATGACTGACCCGTCCGATTTGCTCCTCGAACAAGCGCGCGATCGCCAAAAAGTATTTAACGACTATCTTCAGCAGGAAGCCGGATACGATGCCACCAAGCTGGCCTTCCTGGATCGCGGCATTCAAAACTCGCCCTATCAATTCGACATTTCTAAATATCCCGATCGCCTCAAGGAAAAACCGGACAACATTGAAGTCACGTCCTACGGAGCAAGCACGATCTTGGCCGACGGAGTGACCACTGTTCAGTTTGATCCCTATCCCCTGCTGCGAACGATACCCACCATTGATGCCAATGCCCTGTCATTCCTCCATTCCGATATTCAGCAGGCATGCCTTTGCATGGGCAGCATGGTGAATGATCAAGTCCATACCCACTGGATGGGACGCGACGCTCTCAAGAATGTGGAACTGTGGAGCAGTACCAAGGTGATTCCGCTGCTGAATGTGATCAGCAAGGCCAATAGTTACTTCCCGACATCGGATGTGGATAACTGTGTGGTGCGTCCGTTGCGGCGTAGTGGTGGCTATAGTTTCTACGATGTCGCGGTAGATATTGTCAGCTACCGTAGCCAGATTGCAACGTCAAATTCGCTGGCCTACACGATGAAGAAATTTAGTTCGCCGCTGGAACTGGAAACCTGGCTGAAGGATGTCACGGGTAATAATAGCCTCATTTTTAGAGGACGCTATGGAGAGGAGGCGTTTCTAGCGTTGCCGGAGTTGTGGGATCGCACCCTTCAGCGCCGTATTTTGACCTCGAAACCCAACCGTCATGTGGAGAGTAACACCATCTCCACCTATGACCTAGTGCGGGTGATGTCGATGCTGGCGTGGCACCTGCACATTCCCCAAGGGGCGCGGTTCCCTGGCGCACAGTGGGCCAGTTTGGAGTCCCTAGTGCGAGCCTGTGGCACGGATACGGCTCGCTACCTGGATGTGGCGATCGCCCGTTTGGGATTGAGCAATAGTATGCGATCGCCCGTGATTATGTCCAAGCTGGGATTTGGGCGCAGCACCATTCGCGATCGTACCGAACTAGTGTATCTCGCCCACTGTCAGTTTATTGATCAGCGTCCGCGGGCAGCAGGCAATCTGTCCATGTGGCGATCGTTCACGCTGGCCTTTATCGCCGCCAAGGATTGCAACGATGCCAACCAGGAGGCTAGAGAGTTGGATGCCCGGATGGCCGCAGAAGTAACCGAAACCCTGCGCCGAATCGTAACCCAGGAATTGGCGTAGCTCCTGGATGGGTACGGACGGGTTTAGACGGTAGACCTTGCGCCCATACCGAGGATTGATTGCGAAACCCGCCCCTACGGGTTCACATCAACGGCGCAACGGCTTTGGCAATGGGCACCCGCAACGCATCCACGTAGGATTGCCAGCCAATCACGACTGTTTGGTGGTGGGTCAGCGTGTCCCCATCGACCGCATCGGCATGGAACTCAAACGCTTTGCCCTCCAA
This window harbors:
- a CDS encoding NAD(P)(+) transhydrogenase (Re/Si-specific) subunit beta is translated as LVAVGEFWRITSSGETASPDTTLTIILGVLIGGVTFTGSLLAFVKLQGLITGSPITFPFQQPFNITLLAAFLIGSGYVLLYPDSIPVFLGLIGISLLLGILFVLPIGGADTPVVISLLNSYSGLAASAAGFILGNNMLIISGALVGASGLILTQIMCKAMNRSLANVLFSAFGSDSGAVAGGEAVGDRVVHSIDPEEGAMMLGYAKSVVIVPGYGMAVAQAQHTVRELADQLDRLGVTVKYAIHPVAGRMPGHMNVLLAEANVPYDQLYDMDDINAEFDHTDVALVIGANDVVNPAARDNAGSPIYGMPILDVDHAAHTIVIKRGMNAGFAGIENDLFYKDKTFMLFGSAKDVVSKLVSEVKQL
- a CDS encoding S-layer homology domain-containing protein, whose protein sequence is MTADSSVLESESLIFSDIGGYWAGDSIDALAQSGVAKGYPDGTFQPDRPLSRAELAAFLNRSFPDLDLIREAIAFPDVPPDHWAAADIRRVYQVGLMPAYTDRTFHPEASITRAEVLALLVSGLRLSISNGATVILPLYFDDAADVPSSLAGAIAAAIQDSLIVNYPDRRSLRPNQAIARGEMAAILSQVLQLPDGVPMEYVVWGIGLEDIHDPLVIPFSALPYLPELVKEMQIRLNGLSLYPGGRWIDGMYGPRTQKAIADFAQLMNLPNAQTQLIDEPFAQALLMTDPSDLLLEQARDRQKVFNDYLQQEAGYDATKLAFLDRGIQNSPYQFDISKYPDRLKEKPDNIEVTSYGASTILADGVTTVQFDPYPLLRTIPTIDANALSFLHSDIQQACLCMGSMVNDQVHTHWMGRDALKNVELWSSTKVIPLLNVISKANSYFPTSDVDNCVVRPLRRSGGYSFYDVAVDIVSYRSQIATSNSLAYTMKKFSSPLELETWLKDVTGNNSLIFRGRYGEEAFLALPELWDRTLQRRILTSKPNRHVESNTISTYDLVRVMSMLAWHLHIPQGARFPGAQWASLESLVRACGTDTARYLDVAIARLGLSNSMRSPVIMSKLGFGRSTIRDRTELVYLAHCQFIDQRPRAAGNLSMWRSFTLAFIAAKDCNDANQEARELDARMAAEVTETLRRIVTQELA